Proteins from a genomic interval of Arthrobacter sp. CAN_C5:
- a CDS encoding alpha/beta fold hydrolase → MDKILNKYPLAFELLHGEVSVSEIVLVHGMAQEQETADSLEESWLPALAGGIRVAGYADLADRIWRNRHSGDRIEVRMAAYGDLFLTPGVQGSGDDLDDLGSLEHAVAESVTAEWLQRAAEREDHPDHKTAVRELGFLNPTHETQGIKEEAARVMINAATRLSWFGGGGAMAVAERLKKPLRQVTAYLTDQALRDEIQSRVLAHVGPETKVIVGHSLGSVVAYEIVAQHLPTRLPLLVTLGSPLGLRSIIYDRLQPQPPGYPEGARRWVNIADRNDLVAAEPDLTGLFERNRPTDAILESRWTVDNGAEAHKGEYYLGKREVGRPIAEALSE, encoded by the coding sequence GTGGATAAGATTCTGAATAAGTATCCGCTGGCGTTTGAACTATTGCACGGAGAGGTTTCGGTGTCCGAGATTGTTTTGGTTCATGGCATGGCGCAGGAGCAGGAAACTGCAGACAGCCTTGAGGAAAGTTGGCTTCCGGCTCTGGCTGGCGGGATCCGCGTCGCAGGTTACGCTGACCTGGCCGACAGGATCTGGCGCAACCGCCATAGCGGCGATCGTATTGAGGTGCGGATGGCCGCATACGGGGACCTGTTCCTCACCCCGGGCGTGCAAGGGTCCGGGGACGACCTCGACGATCTGGGCTCCCTCGAACATGCCGTCGCTGAATCGGTCACCGCAGAGTGGCTCCAACGGGCCGCCGAACGCGAGGACCATCCGGACCATAAGACCGCGGTCCGTGAACTCGGCTTCCTCAACCCCACCCACGAAACCCAGGGAATCAAGGAAGAAGCCGCCCGAGTGATGATCAACGCAGCCACCCGACTGTCGTGGTTCGGCGGCGGCGGGGCCATGGCCGTGGCGGAACGTTTGAAGAAACCCCTGCGCCAGGTCACAGCATACTTAACCGACCAGGCACTGCGAGATGAAATCCAGAGCCGTGTCCTGGCCCATGTGGGACCGGAAACGAAAGTTATTGTCGGTCATTCCCTTGGGTCAGTGGTGGCCTACGAGATAGTGGCCCAGCACCTCCCCACCCGGTTGCCGCTACTGGTCACCCTCGGCAGCCCCCTAGGATTGCGAAGCATCATCTATGACCGACTTCAACCCCAACCGCCCGGATACCCGGAAGGTGCCCGCCGCTGGGTCAACATCGCCGACCGAAACGACCTCGTCGCCGCCGAACCCGACCTCACTGGGCTCTTTGAACGAAACAGACCCACCGACGCAATCTTGGAGTCCCGCTGGACTGTCGACAACGGCGCCGAAGCGCACAAAGGTGAGTATTACCTAGGGAAACGCGAAGTGGGTAGGCCTATCGCTGAGGCCCTAAGCGAGTAA
- the istB gene encoding IS21-like element helper ATPase IstB, whose protein sequence is MSPVPVTAPVLPADLEALMRQLKMPYARALAPELIATARAQRWEPAEVIKALFTEEVAGRSRSMLATRRKAAGFPTGKTFGTWDPAASSVPLPTQQALRTLEWIGRKENVVICGPSGTGKTFFLEALGQQAVEAGMRVAWFRLEDLGALMRAHRSDDSVTKVVARILRADLVVVDDIGLLPVGTDAAEGLYRLVDAAYEKRSIAVSSNLHPAGFDELMPKTLATATVDRLLHHAHVCQTTGESIRLSQALAGQGVTPMS, encoded by the coding sequence GGACCTGGAGGCGCTGATGCGGCAGCTGAAGATGCCCTACGCGCGGGCTCTGGCACCGGAGTTGATCGCGACCGCCCGTGCGCAACGCTGGGAACCGGCCGAGGTCATCAAGGCCCTCTTCACCGAGGAAGTCGCTGGCCGGTCCCGGTCCATGCTCGCCACCAGGCGTAAAGCCGCAGGGTTCCCGACCGGGAAGACCTTCGGCACCTGGGATCCCGCCGCGTCCTCAGTCCCGCTACCGACGCAGCAGGCGCTGCGGACACTGGAATGGATCGGGCGCAAGGAAAACGTTGTCATTTGCGGGCCCTCCGGCACCGGGAAAACGTTCTTCCTCGAAGCCCTCGGGCAGCAGGCCGTCGAGGCCGGCATGCGTGTGGCATGGTTCCGCCTTGAAGACCTCGGCGCGCTGATGCGCGCGCACCGCTCCGACGACAGCGTCACGAAAGTGGTCGCCAGGATCCTGCGCGCGGATTTAGTGGTGGTCGATGACATAGGGCTCCTGCCTGTCGGGACCGATGCCGCCGAGGGCCTCTACCGCCTTGTTGACGCAGCCTATGAGAAACGCTCCATCGCGGTCTCCTCGAATCTGCATCCCGCGGGCTTCGACGAGCTCATGCCCAAAACCCTCGCCACCGCGACGGTCGACCGGCTGCTGCACCACGCACACGTCTGCCAAACCACCGGGGAATCGATCCGCCTCAGCCAAGCCCTGGCCGGACAAGGAGTCACGCCAATGAGCTAA